One genomic segment of Hevea brasiliensis isolate MT/VB/25A 57/8 chromosome 3, ASM3005281v1, whole genome shotgun sequence includes these proteins:
- the LOC110646159 gene encoding E3 ubiquitin-protein ligase RDUF1 — protein sequence MASMGSSFWCYRCNRSIRVRVRAIHDSILCPDCGCGFVEEIGTPSRSPLHHQFPAAAMYPSNSDHITAPRLRRNRRHGGDRSPFNPVIVLRGPPDGGGENEGGSGNFELYYDGGVGSGLRPLPASMSEFLMGSGFDRLLDQLTQLEINGVGRFEHPPASKAAIESMPVVKILSSHVSTEPHCAICKEPFELNTEAREMPCKHIYHSDCILPWLSLRNSCPVCRHELPTDVRRNGGGSGRNSPESGFETMGLTIWRLPGGGFAVGRFSGGRRAAESEPPAVFTEVDGGFNTAGAPRRISWAPMRISWAPSGRRSREGGGLGRAFRNFFSFFERIRRRVSNESGLTRRSRSNSMLDRSSRNENSP from the coding sequence ATGGCTTCGATGGGATCTTCTTTTTGGTGCTACAGATGCAACCGCTCCATCAGGGTCAGGGTTCGGGCAATCCATGATTCGATTCTTTGCCCCGACTGTGGCTGCGGCTTCGTCGAGGAAATTGGAACCCCTTCTCGCTCCCCGCTCCACCATCAATTCCCGGCCGCTGCGATGTACCCATCTAATTCGGATCACATTACCGCCCCGAGATTGCGCCGCAACCGTCGGCATGGCGGAGATCGCTCCCCTTTTAATCCTGTCATCGTCCTCCGTGGGCCTCCAGATGGTGGTGGCGAGAATGAGGGAGGTTCCGGGAACTTTGAGCTATATTATGATGGTGGTGTTGGGTCTGGCCTCCGTCCTTTACCGGCAAGCATGTCGGAGTTCTTGATGGGATCGGGATTTGATCGGCTccttgatcagttgactcagttGGAAATCAACGGCGTTGGTCGATTCGAGCATCCACCAGCTTCGAAAGCGGCAATAGAGTCAATGCCTGTGGTCAAAATCCTCTCTAGCCATGTCTCTACGGAACCTCACTGCGCAATTTGTAAAGAACCATTTGAACTTAATACGGAGGCGCGCGAGATGCCATGTAAGCACATTTATCACTCCGATTGCATCCTCCCGTGGTTATCTCTTCGCAATTCTTGTCCAGTTTGTCGGCATGAGCTACCGACAGATGTGCGTAGAAATGGCGGTGGGAGTGGCAGGAATTCACCGGAATCAGGTTTTGAGACCATGGGGTTAACGATATGGAGACTTCCAGGTGGCGGTTTTGCGGTGGGGAGATTTTCCGGAGGAAGGAGAGCGGCAGAGAGTGAGCCCCCTGCTGTGTTCACGGAGGTGGATGGTGGGTTCAACACTGCCGGTGCGCCCAGGAGGATTTCATGGGCGCCCATGAGGATTTCATGGGCACCCAGTGGGAGGAGATCAAGAGAGGGTGGAGGGTTAGGCCGAGCTTTTCgcaatttcttttccttttttgaaAGGATCAGAAGGCGTGTTAGCAATGAATCTGGTTTGACGCGAAGAAGTAGATCAAATTCAATGTTGGATAGGTCCTCAAGGAATGAAAACTCGCCTTAG
- the LOC110646161 gene encoding uncharacterized protein LOC110646161, whose amino-acid sequence MAKDGPNWEGLLKWSLAHSDGTGSNRNLSEEDRRWFMEAMQAQTVDVIKRMKEITLVMQTPEQVLEAQGIAPADIEDMLDELQEHVESIDMANDLDSIGGLVPLLAYLKNSHANIRAKAAEVVTTIVQNNPRSQQLVTEANGLELLLSNFTSDPDLTVRTKALGAISSLIRHNKPGITAFRLANGYAGLRDALGSGSVRFQRKALNLIHYLLHENSLDCSVVSELGFPRILLHLASSEDAEVREAALRGLLELAQDRRGENSGRLGEEDEKLKQLLEERIKSISLMSSGDLEAAREERQLVDSLWNAHYNEPSSLREKGHLVLPGEDSLPPDVASKHFEPPLRAWAANRSTDNNSSTEKKQTPLLLGLGPPPEAANAQGTSSARVNIDKQNSAS is encoded by the exons ATGGCCAAAGACGGACCCAACTGGGAAGGATTGCTAAAGTGGAGTCTCGCTCACTCCGATGGGACTGGTTCCAATCGTAATCTCAG TGAAGAGGATAGAAGATGGTTTATGGAAGCTATGCAAGCGCAGACTGTTGATGTCATCAAACGCATGAAGGAGATAACTCTCGTCATGCAAACCCCAGAGCAAGTCTTGGAGGCTCAGGGAATTGCTCCTGCTGATATTGAAG atatgttggatgaactgcAAGAGCATGTTGAATCTATTGACATGGCAAATG ATCTAGACTCAATTGGAGGTTTGGTCCCGCTCCTTGCTTATCTAAAGAACTCTCATGCCAACATTCGGGCAAAGGCTGCTGAGGTTGTAACCACCATTGTACAGAACAATCCTCGGAGTCAACAATTGGTTACGGAAGCAAATGGCTTAGAACTTCTTCTTTCTAATTTCACATCAGACCCAGATTTGACTGTTCGAACCAAAGCACTTGGTGCAATATCCT CTTTAATTCGGCACAACAAGCCAGGTATTACTGCATTTCGTCTGGCAAATGGTTACGCGGGCTTGAGAGATGCTTTGGGTTCTGGGAGTGTGAGATTTCAAAG GAAGGCTCTCAATTTGATCCATTACctactgcatgagaatagtttggATTGCAGTGTAGTGAGTGAGCTAGGATTCCCGCGCATATTGTTGCACCTTGCATCAAGTGAAGATGCTGAAGTACGAGAGGCTGCCCTTCGGGGCCTTCTTGAGCTTGCTCAAGACAGGAGAGGTGAGAATAGTGGCAGGTTAGGGGAAGAAGATGAGAAATTGAAGCAACTCCTTGAAGAACGGATTAAGAGTATCAGCTTGATGTCGTCTGGAGATCTCGAGGCAGCTAGAGAGGAGAGGCAACTGGTAGACTCACTCTGGAATGCCCACTACAACGAACCATCATCTCTACGTGAGAAGGGGCATCTTGTTCTCCCTGGAGAAGATTCCTTACCACCTGATGTTGCCAGCAAGCATTTTGAACCTCCACTCAGAGCCTGGGCCGCAAATAGGTCGACAGATAACAATTCCAGTACTGAAAAGAAGCAAACTCCTTTATTATTAGGATTGGGTCCTCCACCAGAGGCTGCAAATGCCCAAGGAACTTCAAGCGCCAGAGTAAATATTGATAAGCAGAACAGTGCCTCATGA
- the LOC110646162 gene encoding thaumatin-like protein → MIMPSSSSVLVSLLVLLLASFSSAIGEQLIIVNNCNESIWPGMLGGAGHPTPRDGGFHLGSGEEVVLDLPQKWSGRIWGRQGCYFDNNGKGSCDTGDCSGLLHCQGNGGVPPSTMVEMTLGSSTSPLHFYDVSLVDGFNLPVSMAPVGGGIGCGVASCEVDLNICCPSALEVKRDGKIVGCKSACLAMQSAKYCCTGDYSNPKTCKPTLFAHLFKAICPKAYSYAFDDSSSLNKCRASRYVITFCPPK, encoded by the exons ATGATAATGCCGTCTTCTTCTTCAGTTCTTGTTTCTCTTCTCGTCCTTCTTTTGGCTTCTTTCTCCTCTGCGA TTGGGGAACAGCTTATTATTGTGAACAACTGCAATGAAAGTATATGGCCTGGAATGCTTGGAGGTGCAGGTCACCCTACGCCGAGAGATGGCGGTTTCCATCTAGGCAGCGGAGAGGAAGTAGTCCTTGATTTACCACAAAAGTGGTCGGGGAGAATATGGGGTAGGCAAGGATGTTACTTTGACAACAATGGCAAAGGGTCATGTGACACAGGAGATTGCTCTGGCTTACTTCACTGCCAAGGCAATGGTGGTGTACCACCTTCAACCATGGTGGAAATGACTCTGGGATCTTCTACTTCTCCGTTGCACTTCTATGATGTTAGTTTGGTTGATGGGTTCAATTTGCCAGTTTCAATGGCACCAGTTGGGGGTGGAATTGGATGTGGAGTAGCATCATGTGAGGTTGATCTCAACATCTGCTGTCCATCTGCTTTGGAAGTGAAAAGAGATGGCAAAATAGTGGGGTGTAAAAGTGCTTGCTTGGCTATGCAATCGGCTAAATATTGCTGCACAGGGGACTATTCTAATCCAAAGACTTGCAAGCCTACCCTTTTTGCACATCTCTTCAAGGCTATATGTCCAAAGGCTTATAGTTATGCTTTTGATGACTCTAGCAGCCTTAACAAATGCAGGGCTTCTCGCTATGTTATTACTTTCTGCCCTCCTAAATGA